One window of the Allorhizobium ampelinum S4 genome contains the following:
- a CDS encoding pyruvate, water dikinase regulatory protein yields MENRKNFFHLHLISDSTGETLISAGRAAAVQFPHSNPIEHVYPLVRNRRQADAVLQSIDKEPGIVLYTIVDPELADFIDRRCIEIGVPSVNVLEPVIGTFQAYLGPLARRRVGAQHVMNADYFARIEALNYTMDHDDGQMAEDYDQADVVLVGISRTSKTPTSIYLANRGIKTANIPIVPDSPLPESLFAAKGPLIVGLIATSDRISQVRGHRELGTVSGFDPSDYTDRASIAEELKYARSLCARHNWPVIDVTRRSIEETAAAIIALRAKPR; encoded by the coding sequence GTGGAGAACAGAAAAAACTTCTTTCATCTGCACCTCATTTCTGACTCAACGGGAGAAACACTGATCTCGGCTGGACGGGCAGCAGCGGTTCAGTTTCCGCATTCCAATCCGATCGAGCATGTCTATCCGCTGGTGCGCAACCGCCGGCAGGCGGATGCCGTGCTCCAATCAATCGATAAGGAACCCGGCATCGTGCTTTACACCATTGTCGATCCGGAGCTGGCGGACTTTATTGATCGGCGTTGTATCGAGATCGGTGTACCCAGCGTTAACGTGCTTGAGCCTGTTATCGGGACGTTTCAGGCCTATCTTGGTCCACTGGCGCGTCGGCGCGTCGGCGCCCAGCATGTGATGAATGCCGATTATTTTGCGCGTATCGAGGCGCTGAATTACACGATGGATCACGATGATGGCCAGATGGCCGAGGATTACGATCAGGCCGACGTCGTTCTGGTAGGGATCAGTCGTACGTCGAAAACCCCGACCAGCATCTATCTTGCCAATCGTGGCATTAAGACCGCCAATATTCCCATCGTGCCAGATTCGCCCTTACCGGAATCGCTGTTCGCTGCAAAAGGGCCATTGATCGTTGGATTGATCGCCACGTCTGATCGAATTTCACAAGTTCGCGGCCATCGTGAATTGGGGACTGTCAGTGGTTTCGATCCAAGCGATTATACGGACAGGGCGAGCATTGCGGAAGAATTGAAATATGCCCGTTCGCTGTGTGCCCGTCACAATTGGCCGGTCATTGATGTGACGCGGCGATCAATTGAAGAGACAGCGGCGGCAATCATTGCGCTGCGTGCCAAGCCGCGCTAA
- a CDS encoding Maf family nucleotide pyrophosphatase, with amino-acid sequence MTIPVILASTSPFRRQLLEQAGLRFTAMAPDIDEREIEGRAEHQHVSPQELAQVLSCEKALAVSRQAPVGLVIGGDQVLALGERIYHKPKDLSSARDQLLSLRGETHVLYSALALTKQGEVIWRHVSQARMTMRMFSETFLDDYLDRAGGAILKSVGGYQIEGLGVQLFSDIVGDYFTIVGVPLLPLMEKLRELDIVHA; translated from the coding sequence ATGACAATTCCCGTTATTCTTGCATCGACCAGCCCTTTCCGCCGGCAATTGCTGGAGCAGGCTGGTTTGCGCTTCACGGCCATGGCACCCGATATAGATGAGCGCGAAATCGAAGGTCGGGCCGAACATCAGCACGTGTCGCCGCAAGAGTTGGCTCAGGTGCTTTCCTGCGAAAAGGCTTTGGCCGTGAGCCGACAGGCGCCGGTTGGTCTTGTGATCGGCGGCGATCAGGTTTTGGCTCTGGGCGAACGGATCTATCATAAACCGAAGGATCTCAGCTCCGCTCGTGACCAATTGCTCAGCCTGCGGGGTGAAACCCATGTGCTTTATAGCGCGCTGGCGCTGACGAAACAGGGTGAAGTGATCTGGCGGCATGTCTCCCAGGCCCGCATGACGATGCGGATGTTCAGTGAGACGTTTCTGGACGATTATCTCGATCGGGCAGGCGGGGCGATCCTGAAAAGCGTTGGTGGCTACCAGATCGAAGGCTTGGGCGTGCAGTTGTTTTCGGATATCGTCGGGGACTATTTTACCATCGTCGGTGTGCCGCTCTTGCCTTTGATGGAGAAACTACGCGAATTGGATATTGTGCATGCATGA